Proteins encoded together in one Colius striatus isolate bColStr4 chromosome 3, bColStr4.1.hap1, whole genome shotgun sequence window:
- the AMZ1 gene encoding archaemetzincin-1 isoform X1 codes for MLQCKHAQEFSFGPRALKDALISTNPALQELYAKAFSRAEKLFLSEAYNPQRTLFCTLLIRTAFDWLLSHPDAPEDFEMFYHAMLRRKQNLYRKHIYLQPIDLIEGPAGLSLLDSLQSCVESFFLGLRVKCLPSIPISSIHCCYRPSRDSDRVQLHADGILNFLKNNKPMDALCVLGLTLLDLYPCETWSFTFSKFLPGQEVGVCSFARFSGDFAQAGCSSLNPLTQKERLCEVSKESRDRTLPFSAQEMVQCCKVTCHEICHLMGLGTCRWLQCIMQGALSLDEAVLRPLEPCPICLRKLQHLLGFKLIERYRKLYTWTQTVLSTWPRQEPADLSTSEDIPPFSSDSGMCCENDSEAVTSLSEPLTPDTCSQALSISQELEQDEHSCSLAEAHSQPQLARPTRSTDIIKDYELWLETCIAALERNVSEEELAQVDKSVDALAKWEMFTGQLPAMKKDLPFARDNTGLRKVLGDKFSSLRRKLSSRKLSKGESSPHRWRWEEN; via the exons ATGCTGCAGTGCAAACACGCTCAGGAATTCAGCTTCGGGCCACGGGCTCTGAAGGATGCTCTGATCTCCACCAACCCGGCCCTGCAGGAGCTCTATGCCAAAGCCTTCTCCAGGGCAGAGAAGCTGTTCCTCTCAGAAGCCTACAACCCACAGAGAACCCTCTTCTGCACGCTGCTCATCCGGACGGCTTTCGACTGGCTCCTCAGCCACCCCGATGCCCCTGAGGACTTTGAGATGTTCTATCACGCCATGCTGAGGAGGAAGCAGAACTTGTATCGGAAGCACATTTATCTGCAACCTATAG ACTTAATTGAAGGGCCTGCTGGGCTCTCGCTGCTGGATTCCCTTCAGAGCTGTGTGGAGTCCTTCTTCCTGGGTCTCCGTGTGAAGTGCCTTCCCTCCATCCCCATCTCTTCCATTCACTGCTGCTACCGCCCCAGCCGGGACTCGGACAGGGTGCAGCTTCATGCAG ATGGGATCCTGAATTTCCTGAAGAACAACAAGCCCATGGATGCCCTGTGTGTCCTTGGACTCACTCTGCTGGACCTTTATCCATGTGAGACCTGGAGCTTCACATTCAGCAAATTTTTGCCAGGACAAG AAGTGGGAGTCTGCAGCTTTGCCAGATTTTCTGGAGATTTTGCCCAGGCTGGTTGCAGCAGCTTGAACCCACTCACACAGAAGGAACGGCTATGTGAAGTCAGCAAGGAGAGCAGAGACCGGACATTGCCCTTCAGTGCCCAAGAGATGGTCCAGTGCTGTAAG GTGACCTGCCACGAGATCTGCCACCTGATGGGGCTGGGGACGTGCCGCTGGCTGCAGTGCATCATGCAGGGCGCACTGAGCCTGGATGAGGCCGTGCTGCGGCCGCTGGAGCCCTGTCCCATCTGCCTGCGGAAGCTGCAGCACCTCCTGGGCTTCAAACTCATCGAGCGCTACCGG AAGCTCTACACTTGGACACAGACTGTATTGTCCACATGGCCAAGGCAAGAGCCAGCAGACCTGTCCACGTCAGAGGACATCCCTCCATTCAGCTCAGACTCTGGGATGTGCTGCGAGAATGACTCGGAGGCTGTGACCTCCTTGTCCGAGCCACTGACACCGGACACCTGCAGCCAGGCCCTCTCCATCAGCCAGGAGCTGGAACAGGACGAGCATTCGTGTTCGCTGGCGGAGGcacacagccagccccagctcGCCAGGCCCACCAGGTCCACAGATATCATTAAAGATTACGAACTGTGGCTGGAGACATGCATTGCTGCCCTAGAGAGGAACGTCTCCGAGGAGGAACTGGCTCAAGTAGACAAGAGCGTGGATGCCCTGGCTAAGTGGGAAATGTTTACAGGACAACTGCCTGCGATGAAGAAGGACCTGCCCTTTGCCAGGGACAACACCGGGCTACGGAAAGTTCTGGGAGACAAATTTTCCTCCTTGCGGAGGAAACTGAGTTCTAGAAAACTGTCCAAAGGGGAATCGTCCCCTCATCGCTGGCGCTGGGAGGAAAACTAG
- the AMZ1 gene encoding archaemetzincin-1 isoform X2 has product MLQCKHAQEFSFGPRALKDALISTNPALQELYAKAFSRAEKLFLSEAYNPQRTLFCTLLIRTAFDWLLSHPDAPEDFEMFYHAMLRRKQNLYRKHIYLQPIDLIEGPAGLSLLDSLQSCVESFFLGLRVKCLPSIPISSIHCCYRPSRDSDRVQLHADGILNFLKNNKPMDALCVLGLTLLDLYPCETWSFTFSKFLPGQEVGVCSFARFSGDFAQAGCSSLNPLTQKERLCEVSKESRDRTLPFSAQEMVQCCKGALSLDEAVLRPLEPCPICLRKLQHLLGFKLIERYRKLYTWTQTVLSTWPRQEPADLSTSEDIPPFSSDSGMCCENDSEAVTSLSEPLTPDTCSQALSISQELEQDEHSCSLAEAHSQPQLARPTRSTDIIKDYELWLETCIAALERNVSEEELAQVDKSVDALAKWEMFTGQLPAMKKDLPFARDNTGLRKVLGDKFSSLRRKLSSRKLSKGESSPHRWRWEEN; this is encoded by the exons ATGCTGCAGTGCAAACACGCTCAGGAATTCAGCTTCGGGCCACGGGCTCTGAAGGATGCTCTGATCTCCACCAACCCGGCCCTGCAGGAGCTCTATGCCAAAGCCTTCTCCAGGGCAGAGAAGCTGTTCCTCTCAGAAGCCTACAACCCACAGAGAACCCTCTTCTGCACGCTGCTCATCCGGACGGCTTTCGACTGGCTCCTCAGCCACCCCGATGCCCCTGAGGACTTTGAGATGTTCTATCACGCCATGCTGAGGAGGAAGCAGAACTTGTATCGGAAGCACATTTATCTGCAACCTATAG ACTTAATTGAAGGGCCTGCTGGGCTCTCGCTGCTGGATTCCCTTCAGAGCTGTGTGGAGTCCTTCTTCCTGGGTCTCCGTGTGAAGTGCCTTCCCTCCATCCCCATCTCTTCCATTCACTGCTGCTACCGCCCCAGCCGGGACTCGGACAGGGTGCAGCTTCATGCAG ATGGGATCCTGAATTTCCTGAAGAACAACAAGCCCATGGATGCCCTGTGTGTCCTTGGACTCACTCTGCTGGACCTTTATCCATGTGAGACCTGGAGCTTCACATTCAGCAAATTTTTGCCAGGACAAG AAGTGGGAGTCTGCAGCTTTGCCAGATTTTCTGGAGATTTTGCCCAGGCTGGTTGCAGCAGCTTGAACCCACTCACACAGAAGGAACGGCTATGTGAAGTCAGCAAGGAGAGCAGAGACCGGACATTGCCCTTCAGTGCCCAAGAGATGGTCCAGTGCTGTAAG GGCGCACTGAGCCTGGATGAGGCCGTGCTGCGGCCGCTGGAGCCCTGTCCCATCTGCCTGCGGAAGCTGCAGCACCTCCTGGGCTTCAAACTCATCGAGCGCTACCGG AAGCTCTACACTTGGACACAGACTGTATTGTCCACATGGCCAAGGCAAGAGCCAGCAGACCTGTCCACGTCAGAGGACATCCCTCCATTCAGCTCAGACTCTGGGATGTGCTGCGAGAATGACTCGGAGGCTGTGACCTCCTTGTCCGAGCCACTGACACCGGACACCTGCAGCCAGGCCCTCTCCATCAGCCAGGAGCTGGAACAGGACGAGCATTCGTGTTCGCTGGCGGAGGcacacagccagccccagctcGCCAGGCCCACCAGGTCCACAGATATCATTAAAGATTACGAACTGTGGCTGGAGACATGCATTGCTGCCCTAGAGAGGAACGTCTCCGAGGAGGAACTGGCTCAAGTAGACAAGAGCGTGGATGCCCTGGCTAAGTGGGAAATGTTTACAGGACAACTGCCTGCGATGAAGAAGGACCTGCCCTTTGCCAGGGACAACACCGGGCTACGGAAAGTTCTGGGAGACAAATTTTCCTCCTTGCGGAGGAAACTGAGTTCTAGAAAACTGTCCAAAGGGGAATCGTCCCCTCATCGCTGGCGCTGGGAGGAAAACTAG
- the AMZ1 gene encoding archaemetzincin-1 isoform X3 — MLQCKHAQEFSFGPRALKDALISTNPALQELYAKAFSRAEKLFLSEAYNPQRTLFCTLLIRTAFDWLLSHPDAPEDFEMFYHAMLRRKQNLYRKHIYLQPIDLIEGPAGLSLLDSLQSCVESFFLGLRVKCLPSIPISSIHCCYRPSRDSDRVQLHADGILNFLKNNKPMDALCVLGLTLLDLYPCETWSFTFSKFLPGQGDLPRDLPPDGAGDVPLAAVHHAGRTEPG, encoded by the exons ATGCTGCAGTGCAAACACGCTCAGGAATTCAGCTTCGGGCCACGGGCTCTGAAGGATGCTCTGATCTCCACCAACCCGGCCCTGCAGGAGCTCTATGCCAAAGCCTTCTCCAGGGCAGAGAAGCTGTTCCTCTCAGAAGCCTACAACCCACAGAGAACCCTCTTCTGCACGCTGCTCATCCGGACGGCTTTCGACTGGCTCCTCAGCCACCCCGATGCCCCTGAGGACTTTGAGATGTTCTATCACGCCATGCTGAGGAGGAAGCAGAACTTGTATCGGAAGCACATTTATCTGCAACCTATAG ACTTAATTGAAGGGCCTGCTGGGCTCTCGCTGCTGGATTCCCTTCAGAGCTGTGTGGAGTCCTTCTTCCTGGGTCTCCGTGTGAAGTGCCTTCCCTCCATCCCCATCTCTTCCATTCACTGCTGCTACCGCCCCAGCCGGGACTCGGACAGGGTGCAGCTTCATGCAG ATGGGATCCTGAATTTCCTGAAGAACAACAAGCCCATGGATGCCCTGTGTGTCCTTGGACTCACTCTGCTGGACCTTTATCCATGTGAGACCTGGAGCTTCACATTCAGCAAATTTTTGCCAGGACAAG GTGACCTGCCACGAGATCTGCCACCTGATGGGGCTGGGGACGTGCCGCTGGCTGCAGTGCATCATGCAGGGCGCACTGAGCCTGGATGA